Proteins from a genomic interval of Aphelocoma coerulescens isolate FSJ_1873_10779 chromosome 24, UR_Acoe_1.0, whole genome shotgun sequence:
- the BARX2 gene encoding homeobox protein BarH-like 2, giving the protein MHGQPQPQPGPQPPARLPAPGRPKAGRRRYKTFMIDEILSKETCDYFEKLSLYSVCPSLLVRPKPLHSCAGSPSLRAYPLISVITRQPPVVPQLLPAASSSRVLPAQPCGRVTGTEVSPSEPQGSSESEAEQPPPRSKKPRRSRTIFTEIQLMGLEKKFQKQKYLSTPDRLDLAQSLGLTQLQVKTWYQNRRMKWKKMVLKGGQEAPTKPKGRPKKNSIPTSEEIEAEEKMNSQAQSQELEGSQASEEPKLTEEKPEEVLLETEKSPEHLPEPSSEETTPLS; this is encoded by the exons ATGCAcggccagccccagccccagcccggcccgcagcccccggcgcGGCTGCCCGCGCCCGGCCGGCCCAAGGCAGGCAGGAGGCGCTACAAGACCTTCATGATCGACGAGATCCTCTCCAAGGAGACCTGCGACTACTTCGAGAAACTTTCCCTGTACTCCGTCTGCCCGTCGCTCCTGGTCCGGCCCAAGCCGCTGCACTCCTGCGCCG GGTCGCCGTCTCTTCGGGCGTATCCTCTCATCTCCGTCATCACCCGGCAGCCGCCCGTGgtgccccagctgctcccagctgccagcagctcccgggtgctgccagcccagccctgcggGAGGGTCACAGGCACAGAAGTTTCCCCCAgcgagccccagggcagcagcgaGTCGGAGGCAGAGCAGCCCCCGCCACGCTCGAAGAAGCCGCGCCGGAGTAGGACCATCTTCACCGAGATCCAGCTCATGGGCCTGGAGAAGAAGTTCCAGAAGCAGAAGTACCTTTCTACCCCTGACAG GCTCGACTTAGCCCAGTCCTTGGGGCTGACTCAGCTCCAGGTGAAGACGTGGTATCAGAACCGCAGGATGAAGTGGAAGAAAATG GTGTTGAAGGGTGGACAGGAAGCTCCAACGAAGCCCAAAGGCCGTCCAAAGAAAAACTCCATTCCCACCTCAGAGGAGATCGAAGCAGAGGAGAAAATGAACAGCCAGGCTCAGAGTCAGGAGCTGGAGGGATCTCAAGCCTCTGAGGAGCCAAAACTGACAGAGGAGAAGCCAGAGGAAGTCCTGCTGGAGACAGAGAAGTCTCCAGAACATCTACCAGAGCCTTCCTCAGAGGAGACTACACCGTTAAGttaa